A window of Streptomyces sp. Je 1-332 genomic DNA:
CCCTCGGGGACGTCCTCGGTTCCGTACAGCACCGGATCGGGCTCGGCGGAAGCGCGCTCGACCGGGTCGGCGAGAGCGTCCTGTGGAACGTGCGGCTGCCGCGCGTGACGCTCGCGCTGCTCGTCGGCGGGTCGCTCGGCTGCGCGGGGGCGCTCATGCAGGGCGTGTTCGGCAATCCGCTCGCCGAGCCCGGCGTCATCGGGATCTCCGCGGGCGCGGCCGTCGGTGCGGTGGCGTCGATCGCGCTCGGCCTCAGCTTCTTCGGCAACTGGACCGTGACGGTCTGTGCGTTCGTCGCCGGTCTCGCCACCGTCCTTCTCGTGTACGTCCTTTCGCGCGACGGCGGGCGTACGGAGGTCGTCACGCTCATCCTCACCGGGATCGCCGTGAACGCGTTCGCGGGGGCACTGATCGGGCTCTGCATCTTCTTCGCGGACAACGCGCAGATCACCCAGATCACGTTCTGGCAGCTCGGCTCGCTCGCGGGGGCGACATGGCCGAAGGTGCTCGCCGTGCTGCCGTGCGCGGTGGCCGGTCTCGCCGTGGCGCCGCTGTACGCACGGAAGTTGGACCTGCTCGCGCTCGGCGAGCGGCCCGCGCGGCATCTGGGGGTGGACGTCGAGCGGCTGCGGCTCGTGCTCGTCCTGGTGGTGGCGCTGCTGACCGCCGCCGCCGTGGCCGTCGCCGGGATCATCACGTTCGTCGGCCTGCTCGTCCCGCATCTGCTGCGGATGGCGGCGGGTCCCGGTCACCGCTTCCTCGTGCCGGGCAGTGCGCTGGGCGGGGCGGTCGTCCTGGTCGGCGCGGATCTCGCGGCGCGGACGGTGGCGGCTCCCGCGGAGCTGCCGCTGGGGGTGCTCACCGCGCTCTTCGGCAGCCCGTTCTTCTTCTGGCTGCTGCGCAGGACCCGTCGTAGGCAAGGGGGTTGGGCATGATCGGGCGGATCGCACGTCGGCTGTTCGCACCCGGCGGCGGGCGGAATGCGCTGCCGGGGGGTTTCGCACCCGGCGACGTACTCGCCGACGCGTCGGAGCTGGTGGTGCGGCTCGGCGGGCGCGAGGTCCTGTCCGGGGTGTCCCTCACCGCGCGGGCGGGCGAGGTCCTGGCCCTGGTCGGGCCCAACGGAGCAGGCAAATCGACCCTGTTGGCCGCGCTGGCCGCGGATGTGCCGGTGGAGGCGGGGGTGGTGCGGGTCTGCGGGCGCCCTGTCACGGCGTGGCCCGCGCGTGAACTCGCCCTGCGGCGCGCGGTGTTGCCGCAGGCGGCCGCACTCTCCTTCCCTTTCGCGGTCGAGGATGTCGTACGGATGGGGCGTGCGCCCTGGGCGGGGACGGTGCGGGAGGAGGACGACGACCGTGTCGTGCGGGAGTCGATGGCCGCGACGGAGGTGGGTGCTTTCGCCGCCCGTTCCTTCTCCGCGCTGAGCGGGGGTGAGCGGGCGCGGGTCGCGCTGGCGCGGGTCCTTGCCCAGCGGGCCCCCTTGCTCCTCCTGGATGAGCCGACCGCGGCGCTCGACCTCCGCCACCAGGAGCTGGTCCTGCGGATCTGCCGGGAGCGGGCCGCTGCGGGGGATGCGGTGGTGGTGGTTCTGCATGACCTGGGTCTTGCCGCTGCGTACGCGGATCGGGTGGCGGTGTTGTGTGACGGGGGCGTCGCCGCGGAGGGGCCTCCGGCCGGGGTCTTCACCGACGGTCTTCTCACCGAGGTCTACCGCCAGCCGGTCGAGGTGTTCCCGCACCCGCGGACGGGGGCGCCACTGGTGGCTCCGGTGCGGGGCTGAAGGCGAACCCGGCGGGGCCCGAAACGATGGGCTCCGCCCCCTCCGCCCCCTCCACCCCGAATAGATTGCCTCAGGCGCCGGACGGGCTGAAACCCATCAGCCCGTCCGGCGCTTGAGGACGAACTCGGCGAAGCCGGTGACTTCGATCTCCAGGAGCTCTGACCCGCCGCTGACGCCCTTTCCGGCCCCGGTAGGGTTCGTGCCCGGGAAGGGCGTAGGTGAGGGGACCCATGAGTAAGGTGCGCAGACTTCGCAGTCTCAGCCGACCGGCCACGGCGGCGGCAGCGGTGACCGTTCTGACGGTGACGGCGAGCGGGTGCGTGACGGTGCACGGGGAGCGGGAAGTCGTCCCGTCGGCGACGAAGGCCGAGGCAGAACGTGCGCTGAAGGACTTCCTCACCGCGTACAACAAGGCCGAGAAGGCCTACGACCCGGCCCTGGACGCCGCCCGGGTCACCGGACCGCTGAGCGCCATCAATCAGGCGGGGCTGAAGTCGAACCGCGCCCGGCACCCGGACGGCAATCCCGGTCAGGTGCCGCTGAAGCTGACGGACGCGAAGTTCACGATCCCCAAGAAGGCCGGCTGGCCGCGGTGGTTCGTCGCCGATACGCAGGCCAATCGCCGGGAGGACATGCGCTGGCTGTTCGTCTTCACGAAGGGCAGCGCCGACCAGTTGTGGGAGGCCTCCTACCTGAACCTGGTGTCGCCCGAGAAGCTGCCCGAGCTGAAGAAGGACAAGGACGGCTTCGCGGAGCCGGTCGCGGTGAACTCCAAGGCCCTCGCGGTGGCGCCGAAGAACCTCGGCAGGGAGTACACGTCGTATCTGAAGTCGGGCGGCGACGTGTTCGCGCCGGGCGACCACACGTCGACGTGGAAGGCGTTCCGCGACAAGAACACCAAGCGCCGCGGCATCGCCGTGCAGTACATCGACGAGCCCAAGAACGACGGGACGTTCGCGCCGGTGGGCCTGCGTACCCAGGACGGCGGGGCGATGGTCTTCTTCTCGACGCACCACTACGAGAAGCAGACCGCGGCGAAGGGCGTGAACCTCACCGTCGAGCCCGAGGTGAAGCCTCTCCTCACGGGCGAGGTCAGGCAGTCGGTGACGCTGGAGCGCGTCTCCAACCAGGTCGTCGTCGACCCGGCGGGCTCGGGCAAGGTGGCGTTCCTGAGCCGCATCCAGGGCCTGACGGGCGCGAAGGGCGAGTAACCGCGCGTCGCGTCAGCCTCTCAACGGCCAGGCCGCGACGTCGTGCTGGGGCTCGCCGGCGACGCGGGCGCACTCGTCGGTGAGCGTCTCCAGGAGCGTCAGCGGGTCCGGCAGCGCGTGTTCGGGGCCGCGGATCCAGTGGACCGCCAGGTCACCGGGGAGCCGCGCGGGTGGCACGAGGACGTACGAACCGCGGCAGTGCCAGCGCAGGCCGGGGTGTTCGTTCGTGGTCTCGGGGTGGCAGTCCAGCTCGCAGGGCCACCACTCGTCCTCGTCCTCGGGGGTGCCGCGGGTGAGCGTGAAGAAGAGCATCCGCCCCTCGTCCATGGTGCCCTCGGACTCGGCGACGGGGCCGACCTCGATGCCGTCGGCGAGCAGCCTTCCGAGGGCCTCGCGGCCCGCGGCGAGCGGTACGTCGAGGACGTCGTGGACCATGCCGGTCGCGGTGATGAAGTTGGCCTGCGGCTGGTGCCTGGCCCAGCGCTCGATCTGCCCGCGGTCGGTGGTGGCCTGCGTCTGCCAGGCGAAGGAGATGGGGTGCCTGGCGGGGGTCGGACAGCCGATGCGGTCACAGGAACATCTGTACGCGGAGGGGTGCGCGGCCGGTGAGAGCGGCAGACCCGCCGCCGCCGCGGCGACGAGCAGGGCCTCGCGGCCCGCCTCCTCACCTGCCGTGTCCTCCGGTCGGGGACGTCGGCGAAGCCACTGGGAAATCCTGCTCTGCCCGCCGGACCGGCGGCCGAACTCCGCGCCCATCTATCCCCTCACCTCGCATGTGTGCCGAGAAGCATCTCCCATGGTCGCACCATCCTGCTCCTCGGGGGGCCAGAGCCCACATCCGGGGTAGCAGGGGTGATGCAAGGCGCAGGGTGACATCGCGCGTCATTGCGTACTAACCGGTGATTTGCCCCCCTACCGTGTTCGCCATGGTCACCAGGACTGTGCTCACGGGACTCTCGGGGCTCATGAGCCTCACCACACTGGCTCTCGCGGCGCCCACGGGACCGCTCACCCCGCTCGAATGGGTACGCGGCGGCCCCCTCACGGTCGAGGCCCTCCCCGGCATCACGTACACCGCGCACCGCGGGGGCGCCCTGGAGGTGCCGGAGAACAGCATGTCGGGCCTGGTGGCGGCGTACAAGCGCGGCACGTCGCAGGTCATCGACGTCGATACGCGGATACTGCGGGACGGCACCCTCGTGGCCATGCACGACGCGACCCTGGACCGTACGACGACGTCGAAGGGCCCGGTGCGCTCGCTGACCCTGCGCGAATGGCGCAAGGTGCGGCTGCGGCCGGGTCCCGGTCTGCCCGGAACCTGGCGCTCCGAGCGGCCGCCCACGGTCGCCGAGGTCCTGGACCGTTTCGGCGGGCGGATCGTGCTGATGCTGGAGGCGAAGGATCCGAGCAGCCTGCGCAAGCTCGGCTCGCTGATCCGCGCCCGCGGCCTGACGCGCTCGGTGTTCGTGAACTCCAATGAGCCGGGTGTCGCCGCGCGCGCCCACGGCATGGGCCTGCTCGCGCAGCTGTGGCGTTCCAAGGCGCAGATGCGCACGGACCGGCCCGAGCGGTGGGCCGGGTTCGTGGACGTCCTGGACGTGGATCACAAGGCGCGGGACGTGGATCTCCTGCGCGCCGT
This region includes:
- a CDS encoding bifunctional DNA primase/polymerase, which produces MGAEFGRRSGGQSRISQWLRRRPRPEDTAGEEAGREALLVAAAAAGLPLSPAAHPSAYRCSCDRIGCPTPARHPISFAWQTQATTDRGQIERWARHQPQANFITATGMVHDVLDVPLAAGREALGRLLADGIEVGPVAESEGTMDEGRMLFFTLTRGTPEDEDEWWPCELDCHPETTNEHPGLRWHCRGSYVLVPPARLPGDLAVHWIRGPEHALPDPLTLLETLTDECARVAGEPQHDVAAWPLRG
- a CDS encoding iron ABC transporter permease; protein product: MTKAADTGPGTREPAARRSRRGAATSLTAGLTAALVLLCFLSAGIGAYDIPLGDVLGSVQHRIGLGGSALDRVGESVLWNVRLPRVTLALLVGGSLGCAGALMQGVFGNPLAEPGVIGISAGAAVGAVASIALGLSFFGNWTVTVCAFVAGLATVLLVYVLSRDGGRTEVVTLILTGIAVNAFAGALIGLCIFFADNAQITQITFWQLGSLAGATWPKVLAVLPCAVAGLAVAPLYARKLDLLALGERPARHLGVDVERLRLVLVLVVALLTAAAVAVAGIITFVGLLVPHLLRMAAGPGHRFLVPGSALGGAVVLVGADLAARTVAAPAELPLGVLTALFGSPFFFWLLRRTRRRQGGWA
- a CDS encoding glycerophosphodiester phosphodiesterase, which encodes MVTRTVLTGLSGLMSLTTLALAAPTGPLTPLEWVRGGPLTVEALPGITYTAHRGGALEVPENSMSGLVAAYKRGTSQVIDVDTRILRDGTLVAMHDATLDRTTTSKGPVRSLTLREWRKVRLRPGPGLPGTWRSERPPTVAEVLDRFGGRIVLMLEAKDPSSLRKLGSLIRARGLTRSVFVNSNEPGVAARAHGMGLLAQLWRSKAQMRTDRPERWAGFVDVLDVDHKARDVDLLRAVHSGVPRVWAHTVTTPRQRDRALRLGCNGVITDTPGLLARTPAKGAKAFGLDQRGAMP
- a CDS encoding heme ABC transporter ATP-binding protein, which codes for MIGRIARRLFAPGGGRNALPGGFAPGDVLADASELVVRLGGREVLSGVSLTARAGEVLALVGPNGAGKSTLLAALAADVPVEAGVVRVCGRPVTAWPARELALRRAVLPQAAALSFPFAVEDVVRMGRAPWAGTVREEDDDRVVRESMAATEVGAFAARSFSALSGGERARVALARVLAQRAPLLLLDEPTAALDLRHQELVLRICRERAAAGDAVVVVLHDLGLAAAYADRVAVLCDGGVAAEGPPAGVFTDGLLTEVYRQPVEVFPHPRTGAPLVAPVRG